A genomic stretch from Mycobacterium paraterrae includes:
- the argJ gene encoding bifunctional glutamate N-acetyltransferase/amino-acid acetyltransferase ArgJ: MTDLADAARLVRAQGVTAPAGFRATGIAAGIKASGKLDLALVFNEGPDHAAAGVFTRNQVKAAPVLWTRQVLVDGQLRAVVLNSGGANACTGPGGFQDTHATAERLAAALSEWGTETGAIEVAVCSTGLIGDRLPMDKVLAGVVNLVQEMAGGITGGDEAARAIMTTDTVPKQVALHHPNNWTVGGMAKGAGMLAPSLATMLCVLTTDAAVDAEALERSLRHATAKTFDRLDIDGACSTNDTVLLLASGASAITPSQADLDDAVLRVCDDLCAQLQADAEGVTKRITIRVTGALTEDDAVTAARVIARDSLVKTALFGSDPNWGRVLAAVGMAPVQLDPDRIAVSFNGSAVCIDGAGAPGAREVDLSATDIDVVVDLGVGSAGAAIRTTDLSHAYVEENSAYSS, translated from the coding sequence GTGACCGACCTGGCGGATGCTGCCCGGTTGGTCCGCGCCCAGGGCGTGACCGCGCCGGCCGGCTTCCGGGCCACGGGTATCGCGGCGGGCATCAAGGCATCCGGCAAGCTCGACCTCGCGCTGGTTTTCAACGAGGGTCCCGACCACGCTGCCGCCGGGGTGTTCACCCGAAACCAGGTCAAAGCGGCGCCGGTGTTGTGGACCCGCCAGGTGCTCGTGGACGGACAGCTTCGCGCGGTGGTGCTGAATTCCGGTGGTGCCAATGCCTGTACGGGGCCGGGCGGATTCCAGGACACCCATGCCACCGCCGAGCGATTGGCAGCGGCGCTATCGGAGTGGGGCACCGAGACCGGAGCGATCGAGGTCGCGGTCTGCTCGACCGGCCTGATCGGGGATCGGCTACCGATGGACAAGGTGCTCGCCGGAGTCGTCAACCTGGTGCAAGAAATGGCCGGCGGTATCACCGGCGGCGACGAGGCCGCCCGGGCCATCATGACCACCGATACCGTGCCCAAACAGGTTGCGCTGCACCATCCGAACAACTGGACCGTCGGCGGCATGGCTAAAGGCGCCGGCATGCTGGCCCCGTCGCTGGCCACCATGCTCTGCGTGCTGACTACCGATGCCGCTGTTGACGCCGAGGCGCTCGAGCGGTCTCTTCGCCACGCCACCGCGAAGACGTTCGACCGGCTCGACATCGACGGTGCCTGCTCCACCAACGACACCGTATTGCTGTTGGCCTCGGGCGCAAGCGCGATCACGCCGAGCCAAGCTGATCTCGACGACGCGGTGCTGAGAGTCTGCGACGACCTGTGCGCACAGTTGCAGGCTGACGCGGAGGGAGTCACTAAGCGCATCACGATCCGGGTCACCGGTGCGCTGACCGAAGACGACGCGGTCACCGCGGCCCGGGTAATCGCGCGGGACAGCCTCGTCAAGACCGCGCTGTTCGGTTCCGACCCGAATTGGGGACGTGTCCTGGCGGCCGTCGGCATGGCGCCCGTGCAGCTTGATCCCGACCGAATCGCCGTGTCGTTCAACGGTTCCGCGGTCTGCATCGACGGAGCCGGGGCTCCGGGTGCCAGGGAAGTGGACCTGTCGGCCACTGACATCGACGTGGTGGTCGACCTCGGGGTCGGCTCCGCGGGAGCGGCTATTCGGACCACCGATCTGTCGCACGCGTACGTCGAAGAGAACTCGGCGTACTCCTCATGA
- the argC gene encoding N-acetyl-gamma-glutamyl-phosphate reductase, with the protein MTEAIRVAVAGASGYAGGEILRLLLGHPAYHDGRLTIGALTAAASAGTTLADHHPHLLPLAQRVLEPTELEVLDGHDVVFLGLPHGHSAALAEQLGPQTLVVDCGADFRLTDGAAWERFYGSPHAGSWPYGLPELPGNRDALRAARRIAVPGCYPTAAVLALFPAVAADLVEPAVTVVAVSGTSGAGRAAKVDLLGSEVIGSARAYNIAGAHRHTPEIAQGLRQVSDRDVSVSFTPVLIPTTRGILATCTARTTSTLSQLRSAYEKAYHDEPFVHLLPEGQLPRTGSVVGSNAAQIAIAVDEDASTFVAIAAIDNLVKGTGGAAVQSMNLALGWPEIEGLSVVGVAP; encoded by the coding sequence ATGACCGAGGCGATACGGGTGGCTGTGGCGGGCGCCAGCGGCTATGCCGGCGGCGAGATCCTGCGGCTGTTGCTCGGGCACCCCGCCTACCACGACGGCCGTTTGACGATCGGCGCGCTGACTGCCGCCGCCAGCGCCGGCACGACGCTCGCCGATCATCACCCGCATCTGCTGCCGCTGGCTCAGCGGGTGCTCGAGCCCACTGAACTCGAGGTGCTCGACGGCCACGACGTGGTGTTCCTGGGATTGCCGCACGGCCACTCGGCGGCGCTGGCCGAACAGCTCGGGCCCCAGACGTTGGTGGTGGACTGCGGCGCCGATTTCCGGTTGACCGATGGGGCCGCATGGGAGCGTTTTTATGGCTCACCGCATGCCGGAAGTTGGCCGTATGGGCTGCCCGAGTTGCCGGGTAACCGCGACGCGCTGCGCGCGGCCCGCCGGATCGCCGTGCCGGGCTGCTATCCGACCGCCGCCGTCTTGGCGTTGTTTCCCGCGGTGGCGGCCGACCTCGTCGAGCCTGCCGTCACCGTCGTCGCGGTGAGCGGTACGTCCGGGGCCGGCCGGGCCGCGAAGGTCGACCTGCTCGGATCGGAAGTCATTGGCTCGGCGAGGGCCTACAACATCGCTGGCGCGCATCGGCACACCCCCGAGATCGCGCAGGGGCTTCGTCAGGTCAGCGACCGCGATGTCTCGGTGTCGTTCACGCCGGTCCTGATTCCGACCACTCGTGGCATCCTGGCCACCTGCACCGCGCGAACCACATCCACCCTGTCGCAGCTGCGCTCGGCGTACGAAAAGGCTTACCACGACGAGCCTTTCGTACATCTGTTACCCGAAGGTCAGTTACCTCGCACGGGCTCGGTCGTCGGTAGCAACGCAGCGCAGATCGCGATCGCGGTGGACGAGGACGCATCCACCTTCGTTGCCATTGCGGCAATCGACAATCTGGTCAAGGGCACCGGGGGCGCCGCCGTGCAGTCGATGAACCTGGCGCTGGGATGGCCCGAGATCGAAGGTCTTTCGGTGGTCGGGGTGGCGCCGTGA
- the pheT gene encoding phenylalanine--tRNA ligase subunit beta translates to MRIPYSWLREAVSAGAPGWDVPPEDLEQALIRIGHEVEDVITLGPVEGPLTVGRVTEIEELTEFKKPIRACKVDVGEPQPREIVCGATNFVTGDLVVVALPGTTLPGGFHIASRKTYGHTSDGMICSSAELGLAADHSGILVLPPGTAEPGADGVEVLGLDDVVFDLAITPDRGYCMSVRGLAREIACAYELDFVDPADVPALPAQAEAWPLTVQPETGVRRFALRPVSGLDPAALSPWWLQRRLLLSGIRAISPAVDATNYVMLELGHPMHAHDLNRITGGLAVRFAKPGEKVETLDDIERILDPADVLIVDDVAIAAIGGVMGSGSTEMRDDSTDVLLEAAVWDPAAVSRTARRLRLPSEAARRYERAVDPAISVAALDRCATLLAEIAGGSVSPALTDWRGDPPRDDWAGSAIELAADLPDRVAGVSYSPGTTARRLTQIGAEVKDGGDDLIVIPPSWRPDLLQQADLVEEVLRLEGLEAIPSVLPPAPAGRGLSAVQRRRRAIGKSLALSGYVEILPTPFLPAGVFDAWGLPPDDPRRHTTQVLNPLEADRPHLATTLLPALLEALARNVSRGIVDVALFAVAQVVQPTERTKGVAVIPVHRRPTDDEIAALDASLPNQPQHVAAVLAGLREPRGPWGEGRRADAADAFEAVRIIGRASGVEVTLRAAQHLPWHPGRCAEVLVGDVVVGHAGQLHPAVIERSGLPKGTCAVELNLDAIPIVTTLPAPRVSPFPAVFQDVSLVVDADVPAQDVADAVRDGAGELLEEVRLFDVYTGPQLGEGRKSLTFALRFRATDRTLTEDEASAARDAAVSRAAERVGAVLRS, encoded by the coding sequence ATGCGCATCCCCTACAGCTGGCTGCGGGAGGCCGTCAGCGCCGGTGCGCCCGGGTGGGACGTGCCGCCGGAGGATCTCGAGCAGGCATTGATCCGCATCGGTCACGAAGTCGAAGACGTGATCACCCTCGGCCCCGTGGAGGGGCCGCTGACGGTGGGGCGGGTCACCGAAATCGAGGAGCTCACCGAGTTCAAAAAGCCGATCCGGGCCTGCAAGGTGGACGTGGGGGAACCGCAGCCACGCGAGATCGTTTGCGGTGCAACGAACTTCGTTACCGGCGATCTGGTGGTCGTCGCCCTGCCGGGCACTACACTGCCGGGCGGATTCCACATCGCCTCCCGCAAGACCTACGGCCACACCTCCGACGGAATGATCTGCTCGTCGGCCGAACTCGGTTTGGCCGCGGACCATTCCGGCATTCTGGTGTTGCCGCCCGGGACGGCCGAGCCGGGAGCCGATGGGGTTGAGGTACTCGGACTCGACGACGTGGTATTCGACCTCGCCATCACCCCCGACCGGGGCTACTGCATGTCGGTGCGCGGGCTGGCCCGCGAGATCGCATGCGCGTACGAACTCGACTTCGTTGACCCCGCCGACGTTCCCGCGCTGCCTGCCCAGGCCGAGGCCTGGCCGCTGACAGTGCAGCCGGAAACCGGGGTTCGCCGCTTCGCGCTGCGTCCGGTGTCGGGCCTCGACCCGGCCGCGTTGTCGCCGTGGTGGTTACAGCGTCGCCTCCTCCTCAGCGGAATCCGGGCCATCTCGCCCGCCGTCGACGCCACCAACTACGTGATGCTCGAACTGGGTCATCCGATGCACGCACACGATCTCAACCGGATCACCGGCGGCTTGGCGGTGCGCTTTGCCAAGCCGGGGGAAAAGGTCGAGACGCTCGACGACATCGAACGCATCCTCGACCCGGCCGACGTGTTGATCGTCGACGACGTCGCGATCGCCGCGATCGGCGGCGTGATGGGTTCGGGCAGCACCGAAATGCGCGACGACTCCACCGACGTGCTGTTGGAGGCCGCGGTCTGGGACCCGGCGGCGGTGTCGCGGACGGCGCGGCGGCTGCGTCTGCCCAGCGAAGCGGCCCGCCGATACGAACGTGCGGTCGACCCGGCCATTTCCGTTGCCGCACTGGATCGTTGCGCTACCCTGCTCGCCGAGATCGCTGGTGGCTCGGTATCGCCGGCCCTCACAGACTGGCGGGGCGATCCGCCGCGCGACGACTGGGCCGGGTCTGCGATCGAACTGGCCGCGGACCTGCCCGATCGAGTGGCGGGGGTGAGCTACAGCCCGGGCACGACCGCGCGTCGGCTGACGCAAATCGGCGCCGAGGTGAAAGACGGCGGCGACGACCTCATCGTCATTCCGCCGAGTTGGCGCCCAGATCTGTTGCAGCAAGCCGACTTGGTCGAGGAGGTGTTGCGGCTGGAGGGGCTGGAAGCCATTCCGTCGGTGTTGCCGCCGGCGCCGGCCGGTCGTGGACTGTCTGCCGTCCAGCGCCGCCGCCGCGCGATCGGCAAGTCGCTGGCGTTGTCGGGCTACGTCGAAATCCTCCCGACACCGTTTCTGCCGGCGGGCGTGTTCGACGCCTGGGGATTGCCCCCCGACGACCCACGACGGCACACCACTCAAGTGCTCAACCCGCTGGAGGCCGACCGGCCGCATCTGGCCACGACGCTGCTGCCTGCGTTGCTTGAGGCGTTGGCGCGCAACGTATCTCGCGGAATCGTCGACGTGGCTCTGTTCGCAGTCGCGCAGGTGGTCCAGCCGACCGAGCGCACCAAGGGCGTCGCGGTGATCCCGGTGCACCGCCGTCCCACCGACGACGAGATCGCCGCCCTCGATGCGTCGCTGCCGAATCAGCCACAGCATGTGGCCGCGGTGCTTGCCGGGCTGAGAGAGCCGCGTGGGCCTTGGGGCGAGGGCCGACGCGCCGACGCCGCCGACGCGTTCGAGGCGGTCCGAATCATCGGCCGCGCCAGTGGAGTTGAGGTGACGCTGCGGGCCGCCCAGCACCTGCCGTGGCATCCCGGTCGCTGCGCCGAGGTGCTCGTCGGCGACGTCGTGGTCGGACATGCCGGCCAGCTGCATCCGGCGGTGATCGAACGGTCCGGCCTGCCGAAGGGCACCTGCGCCGTCGAGCTGAACCTCGATGCCATCCCGATCGTCACGACGCTGCCGGCGCCACGGGTGTCGCCGTTCCCGGCGGTGTTCCAAGACGTCAGCCTGGTCGTGGACGCCGACGTGCCGGCACAGGACGTGGCGGATGCGGTCCGCGACGGCGCGGGGGAGCTGCTGGAAGAGGTCCGGCTGTTCGATGTCTACACCGGCCCGCAACTCGGCGAGGGCCGCAAATCACTGACCTTCGCGCTCCGGTTCCGCGCCACCGACCGCACGTTGACCGAGGACGAGGCCAGCGCGGCCCGGGATGCTGCGGTGAGCCGCGCGGCCGAGCGGGTGGGTGCGGTCCTACGCAGCTGA
- the pheS gene encoding phenylalanine--tRNA ligase subunit alpha, whose translation MSPEALTAAVDAARLAFAAAADLDALGRAKTEHLGDRSPVALARQALGSVPKAERADAGRLVNTSRAEVQQSYDERLATLRAERDAAVLIAERIDVTLPSTRQPTGARHPITILAEHIADTFIAMGWELAEGPEVETEQFNFDALNFPADHPARSEQDTFYIAPDGSRQLLRTHTSPVQVRALLERTLPVYVISIGRTFRTDELDSTHTPVFHQVEGLAVDRGLSMAHLRGTLDAFARAEFGPQARTRIRPHFFPFTEPSAEVDVWFDNKKGGAGWVEWGGCGMVNPNVLRAVGIDPLEYSGFAFGMGLERTLQFRNGIPDMRDMVEGDVRFSLPFGVGA comes from the coding sequence TTGTCGCCGGAGGCGTTGACCGCCGCGGTCGACGCCGCCCGGCTGGCCTTCGCGGCCGCGGCCGACCTCGATGCGTTGGGGCGGGCCAAGACTGAGCATCTCGGCGACCGCTCGCCAGTGGCTTTGGCCCGCCAGGCCCTGGGCTCGGTGCCGAAGGCGGAGCGGGCCGATGCCGGACGGCTGGTCAACACCTCGCGTGCCGAGGTCCAGCAGAGCTATGACGAGAGACTGGCGACGTTGCGCGCCGAGCGGGACGCCGCGGTCTTGATCGCCGAGCGCATCGACGTGACCTTGCCCTCGACGCGGCAGCCGACAGGTGCGCGCCACCCGATCACGATCTTGGCTGAACACATCGCCGACACCTTCATCGCGATGGGCTGGGAGCTCGCCGAAGGACCCGAAGTCGAAACCGAGCAATTCAACTTTGACGCCTTGAACTTCCCGGCCGACCATCCCGCGCGTAGCGAGCAGGACACCTTCTACATCGCGCCGGACGGCTCCCGGCAGTTGCTGCGTACCCACACCTCGCCGGTGCAGGTACGCGCGCTGCTGGAACGCACCCTGCCGGTGTACGTGATCTCGATCGGTCGCACGTTTCGCACCGACGAACTCGACTCCACTCACACGCCGGTTTTCCATCAGGTGGAAGGGCTCGCGGTGGATCGTGGACTGTCGATGGCGCATCTGCGGGGAACGCTCGACGCTTTCGCCCGTGCTGAATTCGGACCTCAGGCCCGCACCCGGATCCGGCCGCACTTCTTCCCGTTCACCGAGCCGTCGGCCGAGGTCGACGTCTGGTTCGACAACAAGAAGGGCGGCGCCGGCTGGGTGGAGTGGGGCGGCTGCGGCATGGTGAATCCAAACGTGTTGCGCGCCGTCGGGATCGACCCGTTGGAATATTCGGGCTTCGCGTTCGGCATGGGCTTGGAGCGCACGCTGCAGTTCCGCAACGGCATCCCCGACATGCGGGACATGGTCGAGGGCGACGTCCGGTTCTCGCTGCCGTTCGGGGTGGGTGCCTGA
- a CDS encoding Pls/PosA family non-ribosomal peptide synthetase produces MATPQAPERIPAQYLLSPRAADPRTLIDILYDTAACFPEAAAIDDGTVQLTYSELISDIEASVAWLAARGIGRGDRIGIRMPSGSFALYEAILATLATGAAYVPVDADDPDERADLVFREAGVAAIVTEAGMSRGPGSSRGWRAGAPLPRDDAWIIFTSGSTGTPKGVAVTHRSAAAFVDAEAQTFLRDNPIGPGDRVLAGLSVAFDASCEEMWLAWRHGACLVPAPRSLVRSGMDLGPWLVSRDVTVVSTVPTLAALWPAEALEAVRLLIFGGEACPPELAARLAVDGREVWNTYGPTEATVVACAAKLSGEGPVRIGLPLPGWDLAVVDGDGHPVAEGGIGELVIGGVGLARYLDDAKDAEKYAPMPTLGWRRAYRSGDLVRLESDGLIFCGRADDQVKVGGRRIELGEVDSALVHLPGVSGGAAAVRRTGAGTPVLVGYVASAEPDFDMAAARATLAEQLPAALVPRLVRVDELPTRTSGKVDRDALPWPPAGGDAEATVELVGTVGWLAGLWRDLLGASIDGPEADFFALGGGSLAAAQLVAALRDRYPQVTVADVYDHPRLGSLAGFLDEQEKPPDVVERRVRPTPRLTQLAQIALSVPLATVAALQWVTWLALGNNIARALHLVSWTVEVNWWLVATAFVVFVTPVGRMGIAVLVARLLLPDVQPGSYPRGGWLHLRVWFAERLAEASGAENLAGAPWLVYYARALGADIGKGVDLHSVPPVTGLLTLGHRSAVEPEVDLCGHWIDGDTFHVGAITIGNDATIGARTTLLPGAVVGKNADIAPGSGVVGKVKSRQYWKGSPAVKSGRVNHPWPDERPARRTHWVGIYAMTSILLAAMPLTALVVGLAVVGVAVHDTHRLSQAVLPAICWTPVATVAGLAAYAVMTVVTVRLLSIGLREGYHPVRSRSGWQLWATERLMDGARNYLFPLYASLATPTWLRMLGAQVGRDTEISTVLLTPKFTVIEDGAFLADDTMVASYELGGGWIYAATTTVGRRAFLGNSGITQPGRRVPDDGLVAVLSAAPPKAKRGSSWLGSPPMRLRRRPAEADATRTYEPPWRLKGMRAAVEAFRMVPVMVTAAIGLAVLGALQALARIFGIWAAALGGGLVLLAAGAMAALVAVAAKWLLVGRIRAGEFPLWSSFVWRNELADTFVETVAAPWFARAASGTPVINVWLRALGAKVGSGAWCETYWLPEADLVTLGTGSTVNRGCVVQTHLFHDRIMRMDEVVLEQGSTLGPHGVALPSARLGAGVTVGPASLVVRGDSVPKSTRWQGNPIRPWNSAREKTGKKAAA; encoded by the coding sequence GTGGCGACGCCCCAAGCTCCCGAGCGCATCCCGGCGCAGTACCTGTTGTCGCCGCGCGCCGCGGATCCGCGCACGCTGATCGACATCCTCTATGACACCGCCGCCTGTTTCCCGGAGGCCGCGGCGATCGACGACGGCACAGTGCAGCTCACCTACAGCGAGCTGATCAGCGATATCGAGGCCAGCGTCGCCTGGCTGGCCGCCCGCGGTATCGGCCGCGGCGACCGCATCGGTATCCGGATGCCGTCCGGCAGCTTCGCGCTCTACGAGGCGATCCTTGCGACGTTGGCCACCGGTGCGGCCTACGTCCCGGTCGACGCCGACGATCCGGACGAGCGGGCCGACCTCGTCTTCCGCGAGGCAGGAGTCGCAGCGATCGTCACCGAAGCCGGCATGTCCCGGGGCCCTGGCTCCTCGCGCGGATGGCGGGCCGGGGCTCCTCTCCCCCGCGACGACGCCTGGATCATTTTCACCTCCGGATCGACCGGGACACCGAAGGGAGTTGCGGTCACCCACCGCAGCGCTGCCGCATTCGTCGACGCCGAGGCACAAACGTTCCTACGAGACAACCCCATCGGGCCGGGCGACCGGGTCTTGGCCGGGCTGTCGGTGGCGTTCGACGCGTCCTGTGAAGAAATGTGGCTGGCCTGGCGGCATGGCGCCTGCCTGGTCCCTGCGCCGCGGTCGCTCGTGCGCAGCGGGATGGATCTCGGACCGTGGCTGGTCAGCCGTGACGTGACGGTGGTCTCGACCGTGCCCACGTTGGCCGCGCTCTGGCCGGCGGAGGCGCTCGAGGCGGTGCGGCTGTTGATCTTCGGCGGCGAGGCCTGTCCCCCCGAGCTCGCGGCACGGTTGGCCGTCGATGGCCGCGAAGTGTGGAACACCTACGGCCCCACCGAGGCCACCGTGGTCGCGTGCGCCGCCAAGCTGAGCGGCGAGGGGCCGGTGCGCATCGGGTTGCCGCTGCCGGGCTGGGACCTCGCCGTCGTCGACGGCGACGGCCACCCGGTGGCGGAGGGCGGTATCGGAGAGCTGGTGATCGGTGGCGTCGGCCTGGCCCGCTACCTCGACGACGCCAAGGACGCCGAGAAGTACGCTCCGATGCCGACGCTGGGCTGGCGACGCGCCTACCGCAGCGGCGACCTGGTGCGGCTGGAAAGTGACGGCCTGATCTTCTGCGGCCGCGCCGACGACCAGGTCAAGGTCGGCGGTCGGCGCATCGAGCTCGGCGAGGTGGACTCGGCGTTGGTGCACCTGCCGGGCGTCAGCGGCGGCGCCGCGGCGGTTCGCCGGACCGGGGCGGGCACGCCGGTGCTGGTCGGCTACGTGGCCAGTGCAGAACCCGATTTCGACATGGCCGCCGCCCGGGCCACGCTCGCCGAGCAGCTGCCCGCCGCCTTAGTGCCACGACTGGTCCGGGTCGACGAATTGCCCACCCGCACATCAGGCAAGGTCGACCGCGACGCGCTGCCCTGGCCGCCGGCGGGTGGCGATGCGGAGGCAACGGTCGAGCTCGTCGGCACGGTCGGCTGGCTGGCCGGATTGTGGCGAGACCTGCTGGGGGCGAGCATCGACGGCCCGGAGGCCGACTTCTTCGCCCTAGGTGGCGGCTCGCTCGCGGCCGCCCAGCTGGTCGCCGCGCTGCGGGACCGCTACCCGCAGGTGACCGTCGCCGACGTGTACGACCACCCACGGCTCGGGTCGCTCGCCGGCTTCCTCGACGAGCAGGAGAAACCCCCGGACGTGGTCGAGCGCCGGGTGCGCCCGACACCGCGCCTGACCCAGCTCGCACAGATTGCCCTGTCGGTGCCATTGGCGACCGTGGCGGCATTGCAGTGGGTGACGTGGTTGGCGCTGGGCAACAACATCGCTCGTGCGCTGCACCTGGTGTCATGGACGGTCGAAGTGAACTGGTGGCTGGTCGCGACGGCATTCGTCGTTTTCGTCACACCGGTGGGCCGGATGGGCATCGCGGTGCTGGTCGCACGGCTCCTGTTGCCGGATGTCCAGCCCGGAAGTTATCCACGCGGGGGCTGGCTGCATCTGCGAGTGTGGTTCGCCGAGCGGCTCGCCGAAGCCAGCGGCGCCGAAAATCTGGCCGGCGCGCCGTGGCTCGTCTACTACGCCCGTGCGCTGGGCGCCGACATCGGTAAGGGTGTCGATCTGCACTCGGTGCCGCCCGTCACCGGTCTGCTAACTCTCGGGCACCGCAGCGCGGTCGAGCCCGAGGTGGACCTGTGCGGGCACTGGATCGATGGCGACACGTTCCATGTCGGCGCGATCACTATCGGCAACGACGCGACGATCGGCGCCCGCACCACGCTGCTGCCGGGCGCGGTCGTCGGCAAGAACGCGGATATCGCGCCCGGCTCGGGAGTGGTCGGCAAGGTCAAGAGCCGGCAGTACTGGAAAGGCTCGCCCGCGGTGAAGTCGGGCCGGGTCAACCACCCGTGGCCCGACGAGCGGCCCGCCCGCCGCACCCACTGGGTCGGCATTTACGCGATGACCTCGATCCTGCTGGCCGCGATGCCGTTGACCGCCTTGGTCGTGGGACTGGCCGTGGTCGGTGTCGCCGTGCACGATACGCACCGCCTGTCGCAGGCAGTATTGCCGGCGATTTGCTGGACGCCGGTCGCGACCGTGGCTGGCTTGGCTGCCTACGCGGTGATGACCGTTGTCACGGTGCGGTTGCTGTCGATCGGCTTGCGGGAGGGTTATCACCCGGTGCGCAGCCGCAGTGGGTGGCAGCTGTGGGCCACTGAGCGCCTGATGGACGGTGCGCGCAACTACTTGTTCCCGCTCTACGCCAGCCTCGCGACGCCGACGTGGTTACGGATGCTGGGCGCGCAGGTCGGCCGCGACACCGAGATCTCCACCGTGCTGCTGACACCGAAGTTCACAGTCATCGAAGACGGCGCGTTTCTAGCCGACGACACCATGGTGGCCTCCTACGAGCTTGGCGGCGGCTGGATTTACGCCGCCACCACGACGGTTGGGAGGCGGGCCTTTCTCGGTAATTCGGGCATCACCCAGCCGGGCCGGCGGGTACCGGATGACGGACTGGTCGCGGTGCTGTCCGCGGCCCCGCCCAAGGCCAAGCGCGGTTCGTCCTGGCTGGGCAGCCCGCCCATGCGGTTGCGTCGAAGGCCCGCAGAGGCCGACGCCACCCGTACCTACGAGCCGCCGTGGCGGTTGAAGGGGATGCGGGCCGCCGTCGAGGCGTTCCGGATGGTCCCGGTGATGGTGACGGCCGCGATCGGGTTGGCGGTGCTGGGTGCACTCCAGGCGCTGGCCCGCATTTTCGGTATCTGGGCGGCCGCGCTTGGCGGCGGGTTGGTGTTGCTGGCGGCCGGTGCGATGGCCGCGTTGGTCGCCGTGGCCGCAAAATGGCTTCTCGTCGGTCGCATTCGGGCCGGTGAATTTCCGCTGTGGTCGTCATTCGTGTGGCGCAACGAGCTGGCCGACACTTTTGTCGAGACGGTCGCCGCGCCCTGGTTCGCCCGCGCGGCAAGTGGGACACCGGTGATAAACGTCTGGTTGCGGGCGCTCGGCGCGAAAGTCGGGTCCGGGGCGTGGTGTGAAACTTACTGGCTCCCAGAGGCCGACCTCGTCACGCTCGGTACCGGCAGCACCGTCAACCGCGGTTGCGTGGTGCAGACCCATTTGTTCCACGACCGCATCATGCGGATGGACGAAGTCGTTCTCGAGCAGGGCTCGACACTCGGCCCGCACGGCGTCGCGCTGCCGTCGGCCCGGCTCGGCGCAGGGGTGACCGTCGGTCCCGCATCGCTCGTGGTGCGCGGTGACTCGGTGCCGAAATCGACTCGCTGGCAAGGTAATCCGATCCGGCCCTGGAATTCGGCCCGGGAAAAGACCGGCAAGAAGGCCGCCGCGTGA